AACCGGTAGTGTATTTGTGGAACGAAGAAAAGAGGCAGAAGTTGCAGAAGATTGTGTATGCTTGGGAAGAGCAGCACCTAGCTAATGTATGTTCTTGTTTCAAACCTAGTCTAGTCATGTAATCTGCCAGTGGGAAGTCCATTCCACGATAATGCACTTTTAACAAGTCAGCTAACTTTATTTTTTATTCAGAGAATCAAAGTCTGGCTTGTTATATTTAACTCTTGCACATGTTACACAAAGTGGTAGATTGCTCCTCTCTGATGTTCTAAGCAAAACCAAATGTATTGATTAAAATTACTTTCTGACTTCCTGTAAGATCAAGCCTCAAGCCTTGTGCCCAGAACCAACAGACCAACTTGACTTTGGTCCAAAAGGAAAAGGTGTTGACTGGAAACTGATTCTTTTCTTAGAACCAACATTCCCAACAATTCATCCAGCGTGGTCCCCAGGCACATGGGCCATGCCATACCTGAAATGCTGAGATGATAAAACtggcatgcatgcatgcagtggCATGTACAGACAGAAATTATATGCTCTTGGCTGAAGAAAAAACATGCAGAAATCTCAACAGGTGATTAACCAGGCTGAGAGGGACATGAAAAGGGGATAACTTTTTTCTTCATCTGGAAGGGCACCAAGGGGATAACTTTTTAGCACAGATGTGGTACCTCCTGTCCCAATCCCAAACACACTATTGGTTTCTAGTTTCCCAGCCACAGGCACTTTAGCTGGCTACACAGCAAACCAAAGCCAGCTTAACTATCTGCTTTTGCAAGTCAGCTAGCTTTGGTAAACTATTAACTCAAAATTCAGGTTCAGAGAATCAAATCTACCATGTTATACGTATGACATGCCCTTGTTACGAAGTAATTGGTTGATGTCTCAACTGTTTAAAACAGGCAGCAACAAACAAATGTATTGATTTAAAACATAGTTTCTTTTTTACCATGATCAAAACCAAAAGGACAACCTGATTTTAGTCAACAAAAGCAAAATGTGTTGACTGGAAAGTGGAAACTGATTCTTCTCTTAGAACCAACATTCCCCAAGGTCTTACCTTGAAAATAATCTCCAAGAATTCAAACACTAGTCCACAAGCATACCTGCAATGCTGACAAGATAAAATGCATGGATACACACAGAAATTACATGCTCTTTGGCTGAAGAAAAAACATGCACAAATCACAGCAGGTGATCAACCAGGCTGAGAGAGACACAGAGAGGATAACTTTTTCCTTAATATGGAAGGCACCAAAGGGGCTTGGCACAGCTGTGGTACTACCTCCTGTCCCAATCCCAAACACACTATTGCTTTCTAGTCTCCCAGCCACAGGCACACTTTGGCTGGTTACACAACCAACCAGCACAAGACTCTACTAAAACTCACACTGCGCCATGCCATACACCTAATTGTAGATGTTGGCATGGAGTGCACTACCACTACCAGTTGAGGCTGAGGACCACACTACCGGTTAATACTAGGACTGTAACCAACTTCCAGACATGCTTCCATATATGCTTCTAATAACTGTTGCAAGTAAGTAGATATAGCTAGGACAGTGACACCAGTGCTCTTTGGATCAGTAGGCGAGTAAGCAGGCAGGGCTCTCACATGAACCCTGCAGGGTACGGGGAGCTGAGAGTGAGCTCCAGGGAGGTGCCTGCGTCTTGGCTGGGCATCGTCATTAGCTGCTGGTTGCTGTTGTAAAAGCTGTACTGCTGTTCTTGCAGCTGATGATGGTGTTGCTGCTGGAATGTCATGGTGTTGGTGGTGGCAGGTACCCAGGACTGAAAGTTGGAGCTGGAGTTGGACTGCAGGTAGCTGCCGTTGCCACCGCCTCCGTGCTGGCCGCCCGTCGGGAAGAGAGGGAGAGTCTCGGGCTCCCTCGTCGGCGGCGTCTGGTCGGCGGAGAAGAAGCATGCCGGCCAGCGCGTCGGCGCGGTGGAGCCGTGGTTGCCCGCCCCCGAGCTCTTCATCACTCCCATGTAGTCCTGCATGCAACAAGCAGATAGATTAGTGTGCGAATGGTTGAGTTTCATCGGCGTACATCTAGATGTTCGATCGATCGATCGAGCACGAGTTAATTACCTGCAGCTGCACGAAGCTTCTCTCGGGGGCGCTGCTGTCCTCCCAACAAGTAGTAGTAGTGCTCCCATCCATCTGCACGTCCGAGCCTCCACCGCCGTTGCCTGCGCCGTACATGCCGCCATAGGAGGCAGCCGCCGCTGCACCTGAACACGCTACGCACAACCATTAGCTTGATGTCGGAAGTGCATGAAGCAAAGAAAATGTAGCAGCGCGAGAAAGACGTGCGCACGTACCGGAACCAGGGGAGAGGACGCCGAGGTAGCCGGCGTTGGCGTCGCCGGGGGAGGTGGTGACGACGCCGAGGCGCTTCTTGTGGCGCTCGCGGGCCTTGTGGTTCTGGAACCAATAGAAGACGTTCTTGCCCTCGATCCTGCCGAACTGCCGCAGCCGCGCGGCGATCCGCTGGATCTGCTCCGTGTTGGGCGACCGGATGCCGCAGCCGTAGTAGAGCTCCTTGAGGATCTTGACCTGCTCCTGCGTCGGCGTCCACCGCGCCCCGGTCGGCCGACACGGTGGAGTTGCTGCAGCACCGGCCGCGGCAGGCACGACGGCATGGCCAgccgcgcccgcgccgccgctggcctgctgctgctgctgcacttGTCTCCAGACGCTCGCCCTGTCCATGGCGAGAGGATCGTGCTGCTAGAACTAGTACTACTCCGACGAGCAGTggcaagaagaggaggaagaagggttGGGGGAGACATGGATGGATCACATGAGAGAGTATATATGGAGGCAGGATGAGCTAGGTAGGAGGAATAGGAGTGTAGCCTGGGCAGAGGTAGGGTGATATAGGGTTGGAGAGAATCATGGCGGTATCTTTTGGAGAGGGACAAGTGAAGTTGACACACGTACGTACGTACGTAGCAGCTCTTTCTTCTCTCTCGGAGAAGAAAACCCCATGGAGCATCGAGCATCGATCATGGAGATGGAGGGGGAGCAAGGCATGTGGGGACTATGAACAGGGCATGGGACGCAGACGCCTGCTTTTGGCAACTGCTTCCTCCTCGCCTAGCCTAACATAGGTTGCattccctccctctctctctctctcacacacaggGAGATAGAGATGGGGAAAAGCATTGATCGATGTATCGTGGTGTTCATACATGGATGGACTGATCGAGTTCAAGTTGCGCCATTTTCGTTTATTTTTCGTTTGTGGGACAAAGAGTAAATGTGATGTGAAGGTTGACGTGTGTGCGTGATTTCTTGTCTGCCGCTTctaatttgtttgttttggtcagGTTGACTGACTGAAGCATtttggatatggactgaaacacaaGGCAGTGAATAATTCTCAGGAGAATTAACTTAATTATCAGTTAGGTGATCTTATTGAATCACGAAGCAATCCGATGGTTTGTAAGTTAGGTGATGTTATGGTTTTGCGTGCATTTTTTCGGTTGCAACTCATGGCTAGCACAAACCGTGATGTAATCCAATTATTTATAAGCAGAGTTAACTAACTATTTATAAGTTGACTTAGAATTCATCTCCGATTCTCAGTTGAGAATTAGCAAAACCCTTTTCTTGTGTTGTTTTTTACAGACTCAATACAAGGGATATGATGCTGAAGAGAAATACCTTCTTCTTGCAAAACTATGCTTCTTTGTGCTCTCCAATTACCCATTCATCAAAGGAAAACACTTGTACTTCCCCGGAGGACCGATCCTCCCGGGTCGAGCTAGTTACATGCATGGTCCTCGTGGCGAAGGAAAAACTAGGTCATGTTGCAGTGGGTCCCACCCACCTTCCCATCCTCTCTACCCTCTCCTTCCTCTAGTTTCTTCTCTCGCTGCGCTCACATCTCAATGATCCAAATGTTGAATTCCCGCCGCCACCCACGCCCTCGCAGATCGCCGAATCTCACCCGCCTGCCCCCTCAAGCGTCGCCAACCCTCCCCATATCCACCAAGCTTGCTTCGGGATGGTGATGCAAAGCTTGCCCACGGCAAGGGCCGTGCAGGTCGCTGGCCCCGACAATGGCCATGCCCCGAAACCCTAGCTTCCTCTCGCTCGTCGTGCGTGTTGCAGGACGACGTCGAGGATGACATGGTGTGTGCTGCTGGCCAATGCCATCGTGATCCATGTTGCTTGCGAACGACGGCCTGCAGCGAGGTCTTTGGCTTCCACAAATTATGCTAGTTGCTTTCAGCAGCTAAGGTGTATGCTCCTAGTGGTGTTGGGTGGTGCTGCCAAAGTCTTCGACGGGTGCTACCATGGGCGAACGGCGATGCTACCATGGGACGGAGCCGGGTTTGATTTTGATGCGaactttttaaattttttataccGAGTATAAATGTGTGGATTTGGTATAAAAAAAAACAGACAGATGTCAGCAGGTGGAGCCGTGCAATGGGGATTTTAGATCCCGGAGTACTAGTAGCTGCTACTGCTGCTATTTAATTACctctgcttttttttttttttttgagaaaattaCGTCTGCTCAAACTTCATGGTTACCGCAGGTACGTACACACGAATATTCTTTTTTCTGGAGGGACGGTATGTGTACAGTGAACACGAGGACGGATATGTCTTGTGCCATGATTGATCCGTGGGAAAAGCGTGGCGTACGTCCGCGCGGCCGGGGCcgtagcagcagcagctagcatcGAATAGAACCGACCGGCAGGGTCGGCGCGCGTCCCGCTACCGATGCATGCGCGCGCGCGCCTACGTACGGTGTCATGCACTGTAGCACACCAGCTAGCTCCACAGTTTCCGTGCATGCACGCCATGCATTAATCCATCCATCGTCGCACACATAAATACCGAATTGACAATGAATTAACATTGATTCTGACCAGTTTGGCCCACCTATCAGAGACAAATTCCTGACGTGGACTAGGGCCTACTTGTCAgtgcaataaaaataaaataaacatttttctcctctctctctctctctctctctctcaacatCCCGTTGAATGGAAGTGGTCACCATTGTAGTAAGGTCTCTAAAGttaggttttttttttgaaagaataTCTCTATATCTcatagaaagaaaagaaaaattccATGAGGTTGGACCTAAGGGAAATTTTCCTGTGTAATTGCGTGCATAGTACATCATATGAGAAAAATCCTATGAATTCCAATCCTTCAAACCAAACAAGCACTATATGAACAATTTCTGAGTAGTAGAATTATCGAAGGTTCGTACAAAATTCCATTGATCCAAACAAGCCCTAAGATTTATGTAATTGGGCGTATTTGATGTGCTATGATACATATGTTTTTATCTGAAAATGATGGTTTTACAATATGGACTCCATCACTGGTCCATGCACAAAAAATGTGTGATACTAGCAATTCCAAATTATAATTCAAGCCATTGGTACTTTCCTAGATAagttgtagtagtagtagtagtagtactaTTACTACTAGCACCGCACACGCTAGTATCACTTTTTTTTTGGCAAAACAAAAACCCTATGGATTCAGATCCTACAAACCAAACAAGCACACTCTATGATCAACTTTCAAGCATTGTAGAATGTGCCTcgcaaaaaaaaggaagtagtaGAATGCTTGGAGATTCCTACGAAATTCCGTTGAACCGAACAGGCCCTAATATTTTATGTCATCGGTGTATTTGATGTGCTATGATACCGGCAGTTTTTCTTTTGAAAAATGATGATTTTACACCTGTGGACTCCATCACTGGTCCATGCGCCAAAATTATGTGATACTGGCAACTTGAAAATAGAATTCGAGGTATTATTATTTACTagtaaatttgcccgtgcgttgctacgggttaatTTTAGAAATATGATGTATTATATAAATAAGTTGAAAATATAGTTCCTTCTACCAATTCAACATTACCTCAAGTTGAAAATATAGTTCCTTCTACCAATTCACATCAAACATTACCTCAAATGGAAAACAATACTTCCAACTTAATTCTTCATAGTAAATAACACATCTATTGTGTGTACATATGTCTATTATACTCTAAGTGGACCACAGTTAGGGGTACCCTTTACCGTATTTAGTTTAACCAAATGCACTAACTTTTTCAACGAACTTAGGAACTATTTTTAGAAAAGAAAGGTACCCTAGCACTAACCCACTTACATCTCTACAATATGATTCGTGACGTCCTAATTAGAATCTTATGATGGTCATAGACCTTTTTAAAAGATAACGGGCCCTGTACTCTCTTTAACTTGGCCTAGAAAAATCGGCTAAAATTACTCGGCGATGGGTTGCTTCATCAAAAAAAAATTACTCATGTACACTCCTTCTGCTATAATATAGTTTAGATGAAAATATAGTTCCTTCTACCAATTCACATCAAACATTACCTCAAATGGAAAACAATACTTCCAACTTAATTCTTCATAGTAAATAACACATCTATTGTGTGTACATATGTCTATTATACTCTAAGTGGACCACAGTTAGGGGTACCCTTTACCGTATTTAGTTTAACCAAATGCACTAACTTTTTCAACGACATTAGGTAACTATTTTTACAAAAGAAAGGTACCCTAGCACTGACCCACTTACATCTCTACAATATGATTCGTGACGTCCTAATTAGAATCTTATGATGGTCATATGACCTTTTTAAAAGCTAACGGGCCCTGTACTCTCATTAACTTGGCCTAGAAAAATCGGCTAAAATTACTCGGTGATGGGTTGCTTCATCAAAAAAATTTACTCATGTACACTCCTTCTGCTATAATATAGTTTAGATGAAAGTTAAACTGCACTAATTTCGACTAAGTTTATTAAAAAATATTTATATTTACAATGCTTAATGTATACCATATTAAAATATACTAATGTTGATTTAATAGTCTAGATGTTTATAATTTTGTTTAAACTTGGCCAAAGTTTACATGGGTTGACTTAAAAAGAACCTAATATGCACTATATTTCAGCATAGAGGGAGTAATCGGGAAGTGTTCACGTATATAATTAACCGGGAAGTGTTATTGGTGCACATTCCACACTTAAGAAAACGTGCAAAATCTTGAAAGCAAATATACCTATTCGCTCTCTTATACACATGCCTACGGTggataaataaagaaaaaaaatagCCAAGGCTGTACATACCTGCATAGCTGGACTAAAATAATAAATCTAGCAGTCGTCGCTGCGGAACAGGTGCCATGCATCCTCATGTGATTGAAGCAATTGGCGTCCTAGGTATGATATCCCTCACGTACGCCTTCCTGATTATGTTGATCGCGGTAATAGCCGCTCCTCGCACGCGAATGCAGGTTTGAAGACATGGCTTACCGTCCAGGATGTCAGCCGTCGTGTCCAGCTTCAGAACCATGCATTCGGTCACGTGCTCAACGATCTCCACGTTCCGGCGCGTCCGACATGAGCCGAGTAGAGGCTTGCACACTCTGGCATCCAGACTCGTTTTGCTCCGGCAGAGAAGGTCCATGACCTCCTCATGGCTCGGCCAAGGAGGTCGACATGC
This region of Lolium perenne isolate Kyuss_39 chromosome 2, Kyuss_2.0, whole genome shotgun sequence genomic DNA includes:
- the LOC127330765 gene encoding WUSCHEL-related homeobox 1-like isoform X2 translates to MDRASVWRQVQQQQQASGGAGAAGHAVVPAAAGAAATPPCRPTGARWTPTQEQVKILKELYYGCGIRSPNTEQIQRIAARLRQFGRIEGKNVFYWFQNHKARERHKKRLGVVTTSPGDANAGYLGVLSPGSGAAAAASYGGMYGAGNGGGGSDVQMDGSTTTTCWEDSSAPERSFVQLQDYMGVMKSSGAGNHGSTAPTRWPACFFSADQTPPTREPETLPLFPTGGQHGGGGNGSYLQSNSSSNFQSWVPATTNTMTFQQQHHHQLQEQQYSFYNSNQQLMTMPSQDAGTSLELTLSSPYPAGFM
- the LOC127330765 gene encoding WUSCHEL-related homeobox 1-like isoform X1, translating into MDRASVWRQVQQQQQASGGAGAAGHAVVPAAAGAAATPPCRPTGARWTPTQEQVKILKELYYGCGIRSPNTEQIQRIAARLRQFGRIEGKNVFYWFQNHKARERHKKRLGVVTTSPGDANAGYLGVLSPGSACSGAAAAASYGGMYGAGNGGGGSDVQMDGSTTTTCWEDSSAPERSFVQLQDYMGVMKSSGAGNHGSTAPTRWPACFFSADQTPPTREPETLPLFPTGGQHGGGGNGSYLQSNSSSNFQSWVPATTNTMTFQQQHHHQLQEQQYSFYNSNQQLMTMPSQDAGTSLELTLSSPYPAGFM